The nucleotide window CTAGGACACGACATATAAGTTGTATTTGAGACTAACAAATTACAATATCTTGACGCGTCTTGAAGTGGATATGTTTGACTCGGTGATCCCCATCCGCGAGTTCATACTATCGGGCAGCATGTCTATGCCCATGGCTTGCGAAACATAGTCATTAACCGAATCATATACCAGTCAAAGGATATGTGTTTGTATAACCTTATCAACCAGGGAACATTAGAATAATTATCATACAATATATAGTCTAACAAACAAGTCACATAATTATCGATACATACCAGTGATGATGTGCAAGGACAATACAAATAAGTCATGAATACATAGGGAAATAACATCAtcacatgattgcctctaggccATATTTCCAACAGTCCCCCACTTGCACCAGAGTCGATCATTTAGGCATCATATGCCCATGGCCCTTGTGTGCGCCTGATGCTTTGGCTGCGGGAGAGGCTTCTTCGGTGGATCACCAATATTTAGATCCGTGTGTACTTTGCATATCTTTACATCACCTCTCTCAACAATCTCTCATATGAGATGATATCGCCTGAGTATGTGTTTGTGTTTCTAGTGATGCCTTGGTTCCTTGGCTTGTGCGATAGCTCACAATAGGAATCGAAAGAATTGGACGCGCCCTGAACCACATGGAGTGCATAAATGAAGTTCTTAATCCGAAAATCTCCCTTCGTAGCTTCAGAAGCCGTGATGTACCGGGCCTCCGTTATAGAATCAACAACCGTTTCTTGCTTGGAGCTCTTCCAGCTCACTGCACCTCCATTTAGAAAGAACACAAAATGAGATTGCGATTGATAGTCATCCTTATCAGTTTGGAAACTAGCATCAGTGTAACCCTTTGTAACGAGCTCgtcctcacctccataaactagaacatatccttagtccttctCAAGTATTCAAGTATATTTTTAACTGTTGTTCAATGATTCTCACCTCGTTCAGCCTGGTATCTGCTCGTAACACTTGAGCATAGGAAACATCTGGTTGAGTACATAACATTGCATACATGCTGGACCCGATAGCTGAAGCATACAAAATGTCATCCATGCAACTTCGCTCATCATGACTCACGGGACTATGAGATGCCATGCAACATAGGCAAGAGCCCTTTCTTGGCTTGAGCCGCTCCAACACCTTCTCTTTATGTCTGTTAGAACTGCTAGGTTCTCAAACCAGGATCCACTCACCGTTTTCTCAACACACATGCACACAAGGAAGTAGTATGAAGCTCTATAGGTTTATACCAATATCACACGCTTACTTCTACAAACAGGAGTACATGTCCTTTTATAAGACTAGCCAAACCGGCTATGCTAGCAATACTTAATAGCTAAGCTAGGACAACAAAGTGTGGAGGCAATCATTTCGACTAGTCCAGTGATACACATCGTGAAGTCGTCGATCCGCTCGCCATCCTTGAAGGCGATCGTTTCGAACTCAGCACGGAGGCGTTGGGCATTCACCTCCCGCATGGGACCGCCGCGCTGCGTCCTGGTCACGTCCCATGCCTCCTTGGTTCTTCGCTGCGAGCATGCTATGCTTCTCTGGCAGGGTGGACTGGATCTGCGTCGCCATGGCCCGCCGATCGTCCTTTCAGGAGACGGTGTCGTCCTCCATGGCATCCCACAGGCTTGCGGCCGCATGTTGACCTCCATTACCAGCGCCCAGTCGGAGTAGTTCGAGCAGGTGATCATCGGGAAGGAGAGGTTGGTGCCGTCGCTGGGATTGTGCACCACTTGCTGCACCATAATATCTCCTCCACTGTGTTGCATCTTGCCGCGTCCGTGGTTTGGTAAGTGCAAACGGCGGTGGGGTTTTGGAGCCTGACGAGGCAGTCCTCCGCCACTCACATGCCTCCTCCCTCGGAACAAGTCTGATGCGAACTGTTGGCCGAAAATCAGCTCATGGGAGCTCTTCCTGAGCatggacacacacacacacgcacacacacgagagagagggggagggagagagggagagagatagCAGTGTTTTGCGTCGCGCGCACAACTTTGTTGGCCGGAAATCAGCTGACCGGAGCTCTTCCTGAGCACGCACCCCCCAaaagagagagggagggagggaggggcggagagagagagggagcagTGTTTTGCGCCGCGGGCACAACTTTGTTGGCCGGAAATCAGTTGACCGGAGCTCTTCTCGAGCACGCACCCCCCagaagagagagggagggaggggcgggagagagggaggggggagggaggggtaGAGAGAGAGTAGGCACCTGTCTCCACAAAAGGCAAAATGTATATGAAAAAAAGTTTGATTGAACACAATGGGTTTGGCTTTAGGGCGGGAGGGAGGGCCGAGAGAGGGGGGGGGTTCTGGTCTTTTGGCATCCCCTTGTACATGTATATATGTTGGCTTTGGCCTCCTAATGATACATGTTGCATCATAACATGGTATCATGAGCCTAGGTTTAGAGATTTGTTTTTGGCGCCACAACTCGCCTCTGATCCAACCTCGCGCATCGCCGTTGCCTTCTTTGCCGGTGGTCGCAGGCTTCCTCAACCCTTAATCTACAACTGCATCTGAAGGCCAAACGCCCAATTCACCCGATCTGCTATCTGGCGCTGGTGTCTTCGGTTGGAGGACTCAGTCGCTGTCACTCCCGTCTCGATCCGGCGGCTCCCTCGTCCTCCTCCAAGCGCCACCCACCTCGGCCCACCAGGCCCTGCTAGCTGCCTCCTCCTGGCCATGGCCCCACCATGACTGCTCGCCGGCAGCTGCCTCCTCCAGGCCGTGGCCCTGCTGTCGCATGCTGACCGGCCCTGGCCCATCAGATCCAGGCAGTGCCTGCTCCCGTCTGGCTGCTTCGCTGACCGCGCTGAATATCCGCTCGTTGCATCGTGTGCGTGTGCTTGTTTTCGAGCCAGCGTGATGCTGCTCCTTCGGCCGGCGGCGGCTTCGCTCTATCTCGCCAGTTGGACGTGCCCGACCTCGCGTGGTGCTTCTCCAGTGTCGGCTGCGTCTCTTGCAAGCTCGCGTGTTCTGCTGCTGCCAGACTCTGATCTGGATAGCGCGTGACGGTTGAGCGTTCGTTGTTTTATCGCCCGGGCTTCCTTCGTGAGGGTGAGCAGCAGATTGGTTCAGTTAGTATTTGGTTAAACCGTGAGCAAAAAAAAAGCCCTCGCATCCTGGTTATCTGGTGATATTCATTGGTGTTCCCTATGTTGACCCCGTCTCGCACATACGTCGTCGCTCGATGCTTGGTTCTCGTCCGTCTATGATGCTGTCCCCTATGACGTCTTCGGCAGGCTGTGATGGTCGCTGTACGTCAGCTCCTCTTGCGGCTTCCGGGCGCGGAGGTGATCACTCTACGTCGACTCCTCCAGTGGCTTCCGGGCGCGGAGGTGATCGCTCTACGTCGACTCCTCCAGTGGCTTCCACATGCAGCTCTACGTCTGCTCGCTACTCTCGGTCGACTCTACACGCGGCTTCCACGGGTGGTGGCGACTGCTCATCGTCGGCAGGTATTTCTACCTCGACCCTCTTCCGATGTGTCCCTGTCTGCGTGTGAGATTGTGCAATTGCGATGCCTGTTTGCTGCTTGGGATTCTTCACCGGCAGGTTCTGTGACTGACTCTTCGTGCACTGAGAAACCACCTTCTCATCATTCAGGTACATCTCCATGGATTGTTGATACTGGAGCGTCTTTTCATATGACTTATGATTCTTCCACTTTGACCTCCGTTCGACCTGTCGAGTCTCCTGTTCGTGTTCTTACGGCTGATGGCACTCCTCTCTGTAGCTAGTCGAGGCACTCTTAGCACTTCTTTATTTCATGTTCTCTCTATCGCTCATGTGCCCCGACTTACCATGCAGCTCATATCTGGTGgttagattgttgactctagttgTAGGGTAATTCTTGACTTTGATTTGTGTTCTGTTCAGGATCGTTGCACGGCCGCCCTGCTTGGTGCTGGCCCTCGACACTCTGATGGTCTCTGGGAGCTTGACTGGCTTCGTCTTCCCTTCGCTGCCACCGCCACTAGTCCCGCAGCCCCTTTGCTGCATCTACCAGCTCTTTTCAGTAGTGGCATAATCGTCTTGGCCATTTATGTGGTTCTCGTCTCTCATCTTTGGTTCATGGTGGTGTTCTGGGGTCTGTCTCTGATAACGCTTCGTTAGATTGTCTGGGTTGTAGGCTTGGTAAGCAGATTCAACTATTCTACCCTCACAATGAGTCAATGTCCGAGCGCCCTTTTCATCTCGTTCACTCTGATGTTTGGGGTCCGGCTCCCTTCGCTTCGAAAGGGGGTAATCGCTACTATATTATCTTTATAGACGACTTTTCTCGTTTCACTTGGATCTATTTCATGTCTTCTCGTAGTGAGGTCTTATCTGTATACAAAAAAATTGCTGCCATGGTTCATACCTAGTTTTTCACTCCTATTCGTGTTTTTCGTGCAGATGCAGCTGGTGAGTATATCTCCCATGCGCTGCGAGGATTCCTTGCTGAGCAGGGTACTCTTACTCGGTTCTCTCGCTCTGGTGTTCATGCTCAGAATGGTGTGGTTGAGCGCAAGCATCATCACCTTCTTGAGAAGGTGCGTGTGATGATGATCGCCGCTTCTCTTTCACCTCACTTCTGGGCTGAGGCTGTTACCACTTCCACCTATCTCATCAACATTCAACCATCTGCTGCTCTACAGGGTGGTATTCCTCTCTTGTGCCTTTTTGGCTGTTCTCCTGATTATTCGACGCTTCGTTTGTTTGGTTGCGTTTGCTATGTTTTGTTTGCCCCTTGTAAACGCACCAAACTGACCGTTCAGTCTATTGAGTGTGTCTTTCTCAGATATAGTGATGAGCATAAGGGCTATCGGTGTTGGGATCCTGTCGGTCGCCGGATGTGTATTTCTCGGGATGTGACCTTTGATGAGTCTCGATCCTTCTACCTGCGCCCATCCTCCTCGGCCTTTTCCACGGAGGACATCTCTTTTCTTATGTTTCTGAATACACCTCCCTCTGTGCCCAGTATTCCTACTCGTCCCGCTATTGCAGATCCGATGGCATCCTCTCCTATGGTTTCTTCTCCCTCATCACATGACTCTCCACCTTCATCACCGATACCTTCCGCTTCTCCACCTTCATCACCGATACATTCCTCGTCTCCACCTCTAGTGATTCCACCTCTTCCCTCTTTTCCTTTCCATTATATTCGTCATCCACGTGTTGTAGATAAGTCTTAATGATGTACCCTCTACTTCCTGTGTTGTCTTCCTCCTCTCAGCCGACTTATGGTCTTCGTTCTCGGCCTTGTCGGCCACTTGACCGATATTCTCCTTCTCGCTATGGTCTTTCGACCGTTCTTGAGCCGACTTCTTATCGAGATGCAGTTGTTCATCCTGAATGGCAGTTGCGATGGTAGAGGAGATTGCCGCCCTTGAGCGCACTGGCACATGGGATCTGGTTTCTCTTCCTCCCCGTGTTCGTCccatcacttgtaagtgggtctatAAGATTAAGACTCGCTTtgatggttctcttgagcgctataaagctcgtcttgtggctcgTGGTTGTCAGCAGGAGTATGGTTGTGATTACGATGAgacttttgctcctgtggccCATATGACCACTGTACGCACACTTCTCGTTGTGGCCTCTGTTCGCCACTGGTTTGTGTCTCAGCTAGATGTTAAGAATGCTTTTCTTAATGGCGAGTTGCGTGAGGAAGTTTATATGCAGCCACCACCTGGGTATTCAGTTCTTGATGGCATGGTTTGCCGTCTTCGtcgctctctctatggccttaagcaagcctCCCATGTTTGTTTTGAGCGTTTTGCCTCTGTGGTCACTGCAGCTGGTTTTTCGCCCAATGCTCATGATCTAGCGCTATTTGTCCACCTTTCTGCTCGTGGTCACACTCTTCTTCTATATGTTCATGACATGATCATCACAAGCGACGATTCTGAGTACATTGCCTTTGTCAAGGCCCGTCTCAGTGACCAGTTTCTTATGTCTGATCTTGGTTCTCTTCGTTACTTTCTTGGGATTGAGGTTTCCTCCATCTCTAATGGTTTTTTTATTTCCCAAGAGAAGTATATCCAAGATCTTCTTGCTCGTGCGGCTCTTAGTGATGAGCGCACTGTTAAGACTCCTATGGAGCTTAATGTTAACCTTCGCGCTTCTGATAGCGAGCTCTTGTCTGGTCTGACCCGTTATCGTCATCTTGTTGGGAGTCTTGTCTATCTTACTGTCACTCGTCCGGATATCTCCTATCCTATAATATTCCGAGTCAGTTTGTTTCCGCTCCCACTTCAATTTACTAGTCACCTTCTTCTTCATGTTGTACGATATCTTCGTGGCACGATCTCTCATCGTCTCTCTTTTCCCGTTCCAACTCGTTACAGCTTGAGGCCTATTTGGATGCTACATGGTCTAGTGATCCTTCGGATCGCCGTTCACTTTCTGCCTactgtgtttttcttggtggttctctcattgcTTGGAAGACAAAGAAACGGACTGCAGTTTTCCGTTTGAGTGCAGAGGCCGAGTTGAGAGCTATGGCTCTTCTGACGGCATAGGTGACTTGGTTATGATGGTTACTGGAGGATTTTGGTGTTTCTGTTACTACGCTTACCACCCTCTTGTCAGACAGTACAGGTGTTATTAGTATTGTGCGGGACCCCGTGAAGCATGAGCTTACCAAGCATATTGGTGTTCATGCTTCTTATGTGTGCGCTGCCTGTGCAACATGATGTTATTGCTCTTCAGTATGTGCCTTTGAGTTACAACTAGTGGACTTCTTCACGAAGGCCCAGACTAGAGCGCAACATAGATTTCACCTCTCCAAACTCattgtttgggggggggggggttagagtTATATTGATGATGTATTCTGGTCTTTTGGCATCCCCTTGTACATGTATATATGCTGGCTTTGGCCTCCTAATAATACAAGTTGCATCATAACACATGCAACCATGACATCATCAAAAGATTCTTTCAGATTTGAACTTAAAAAAAGTTCTATCTCCTGAATTGTTAACCTGATTGACGATCCACTTTCACCTTAGCTTTCTCGTggcgagatcttcaaaactagatcacATGTCGGCATGTTTCGACAACTTTTTGTTGTCGATACTTGCAGATTACTATCACTTACTTGCCATGTTATTAGTCAGATAGTTACCGGATTTAATTAACTTAGTTGCCAGATTGCTCAACTGAAGTGTAGGCTGATGCTTCTTACTCGTTAACACTTGAATAATCACTATCTAGCTTTGCATAACATTGCAAAGTTAAAAAATATAACATTGCAAAGTTAAAAAATATACAAAATTATTGTCTGGTAACTACTCATAATTCTTGTGGCAACCGTGATGGCAACTATGGTGACATAATCTGGCAATTCGTGGCAGCGGTTTTTTTTCACCGGAACATGTCACATGGGATCTTGTTTCATAGCCCTCGCCGAGGTGAACCCATCGGTTAAGACTGATCGTTATTGGATTAATGGTTTGTGAGATAAATCatttaaaaaattcaaaaagCAATTAATGTGATGATGTCAGCATGATGTGTAAGATTCTTGCATGCCTGCATGTGCTCTCAGTATAGTAAAAAATCCCATTGAAGTGCACGCATGCACACTTATGCAAAGTAGAATTTCCATTCCTTTTTGGGTTGCTCGGTTTAGGTTTTACTTCACAAATTCCTTTGTTTATGGATTTGTGATAAGAAACATTGTTATATGGAACCTATATTGGGAGGATGAGGCACATCTTCCTGTATTTTATACACCTGAGAAACATTATAAATTCACAACTTTACAAACAGTTTTCGTGTCAAATGCTATGGGTAATTGATTTAATTGACATGCCTGCCTATTCATGGTTATTATCAGAAACACAACAGTTGCTTATTATGATTGTTAGAAAAATGATATCATTCTTTTGACATGTTACACACTTTCAGGTACCATATGGTGTGCATTTCAAGTATAATTATTTTGTTCGAGAGGAAAAAAATTCCTCTAATGACATCATATGGAGGCCTGGACCTGAGTGCTCCTTATCGATACCTTCTGTTAGCCAGAAAAATCATGTCATCCTTGTAAAAGATCAGTGGATGGAAACCAGTGTGGCAGGTATTTCCTCTCCTTCCTGGGGATCATGGCTGATGGAAGCTGATTCTGTTGAAGATCAAATTGCTGAGAGAGGGAAGCGTGAGAGCATTGTGAAAGCCCACTCTGTTATAGATATGGTGGACGGAGCTTCATCTGTAGGTAATGTTGCTCTACCACAATTTTCATTTAATTAGTATTGACTGAGGCCCTTAGAGTTTCTGAACACTTAAATGTTTTCAGTTGATTGGCAGGTGAGCATATTATAATGAGACTTTGGAATGGCACACCTTTAGATTCAGTCAGTCCATCCATCAGTGTGCATGATGATTTTGCTGCAGCTGATAAACCAAATGCAATTAAAGTAAGTGTAAACCAACATGAGATAAATCAGCCTGTTGAGGAGCCATGGGTTCTTGGACCTATCGTCTCAGCAAAGAACTCCGTTGCACAAGTGAAACGCAAGAAAGACAGAAGGAAGTTTTTGAATACGGAAAAGGATTCAGGTGAAATAACTGAAAACATGCCTGAACAGGATCAGCCTGTGGAGGAGCCATGGTTATTTCAGTCTTGGGTGACAGCAAACAGAGCTGGTGTTATATCAAAACGGAAAGTAGAAGCAAAGGGCATTATGAAAAGGTTAAAAGAATTTGATAAACCCTCAGCAGCTTCTGAGAAGGATATGCCTGCCAGTGGTGAACCACCAAGAGTCATATTAATTAACTCCTCTATCTGCAGTACACAGAGAATTGCAGTATTGGAAGATGGGAAATTAGTTGAACTCTTGCTGGAGCCCATAAAGAACAATGTACATTGTGACAGTATTTATTTAGGTATAATAACAAAACTTGTGCCTCACATGGGAGGTGCTTTTGTCGACATTGGAATTTTGAGACCTTCACTTATGAGCATAAAGCAAAACCGTGATCCATTTGTGTATCCTCAAATTGTCAAGGATATTAAAGGAGGTTCTGCTAATGATTCTGGTTATAACCATGAGAGCCTTCTGACatacgatgatgatgatgatgatgttgatgatgataTGGCTGACAATGAGTTTGCAGATGAAGAAAATGACGATGATTCATCAACATTTCTGGCTCAGAATGTTAAGGAAAATGAAGAAGGCTTGGACATTGTGTCCCATTCTAATATGAAGAAGATTGATGGTGCTGAATTTGAAAATGTCTCTGGTTgggatgatgaaattgatgatcaCGTGGAAGATGAATACAATGATGATCACTCACCAGGAGATCGGTCAGAGATCTGCAATGATATTAAGACATTATCTTCCATTCAGCATGCTTTGAGGGAATCTAACGATGATACAAATGGATGTAGGTGGTCTCAAGTTCGCAAGGGCACAAAAATCATGGTTCAAGTTGTCAAGGAGGGATTGGGCACGAAAGGTCCAACACTGAGTCCCTTTCCATGCTTAAGAAGCCGATTTTGGGTGCGTAAGATTAACATAGTTCATTAGCTCTCATGCTCTTCGAGCATTACATTTTTAGAGCTTTATAATCTCTTGTTTAAAAAAATTAATGCTTCATAATCTCTTGTTTATCACCAAAGAACTAGGAATGGACAGGGATGCGTGTTAGCTATTCACGTGCCAGAACCATGAGTTGGTttcgagatcttatgggtttcaactctagcctaccccaacttgtttggtcTTGTTTGCCATTGGTACAACAGTCGCACAAAAGGAATATCTCTGACCGCTAAATGCGGCTTGGTTAGTTCACGGAACCACCACTATTTGTGTCTGCACCCTGTTGCAAAAACGCATGTTACGCACATGAAAAAAATGTGAAGAAAAATCTGGGATGTACAACATCCTTAACACGTGCATTTGCAAAATATGCCATAACAAGCTGTTTCATGCTTCACTATGTAAGAAACCTTTTTGAGTTCTGATCTTGAACAAAGCAATGATCTTAACTTACCTGGAATATGTCGCTTACGGACATTTGCCATGATAACATGTTAATGATATCACCGACGACTAACTATTCGAGGCACATTCTGATCTAAGTACCAAAACTTTTGAAAGAATGCCCTTGTTCTGACAGACCCCGCATTGTATGGTGCATAGGTGCTCAGGTAGAAACTTTTTTAACTTTGGAATGAGCCTTCCATTTTGAATTGCAGATATTGGTCTCTCGTGGCAACAAAGTTGGAGTTTCAAAAAAGATTACTGGGATAGAACGCACCCGGTTGAAGGGCATTACAAAGTTATTACGACCTCCTGGATTTACTCTGACAGCTCGTACAGTTGCCGCTGGCCATTCTTGGGAGGAGTTAAACAAGGACCTTGATCGGTTGTTATCTACCTGGAAAGGAATAACTGAACATGCTCAATCTGCTGCCCTAGCTGCCGAGGAGGGTGTGGAAGGTGCTATTCCTGTTATGTTGTATAGATCAAAGGGCCAGGCTCTATCTATTGTTCAAGATGATTTTAATGAGAAGGTGAGTTAAGTTTGCATACTGTTCAAAACACAGCAGAACCAATAAAATTATGTCACGAGTACATTTCTTTTCAAACGCTTTACTCGAATCCCGATTAACTGGTATTCTAAATATAGGTCAAGAGGTTGGTTGTGGATTCTCCTCGCACCTACCATGAGGTACGTTTATAGTCATTTAAACTCTTGAAGAAATATTTTTTGTAAAATATTTTTCCTTCACACCGATGCATGCTTTATGGTGTGTACCTCTAGACAGAAGTTGACTTCTATATGCCTGTTTTTTCTGTAATCCAAGAAGTCAACACTTGAAAATATATTCTCTGAAAATTTGCTGCACATTTTTTGTTGTCACATAAGCCTGTTAAATGAGTGGCCCATGTGGCCCACGTACTGCTGGCCCAGGATGGCTAGGCCCATACTAGAGTGGTCCAATCTTCACGAAGTGGAGGTGGATGTGaggaagaacacgaagaacacgaggggaaacacaatGGGAACTAGTACAAATCAACACACAAGTTGCAATAAAGATACACACAGATAGATCCTTGATCCAAATCATCCACAAGAGAGAGATGAAACAAGATAGGGTTCTTCCCCAAGTCCTAACACAAGGAGGGCTTGAATTCGTAGAGGAATCTTCACGTGGCCTTGATATTGCGTGAGTCTTCTCCCTCGGGAGGTCGTGTTCTCCATGAGGAGTCATCTCCACAATGGAGGAATCCCACTAGGAATGAGTTCTAATCTTAGCTAACCCTGGATCTAAGGTGGGGGAGAGGTTTGGTTGTGCTACCTGTGTTTGTGTGTGTTTGCGGTGTTGACCTTTTTGGGTAAGGggggggaggtatatataggtCCACCCACGAATGGGTAAGTGAGGAGGGGATACATGGCTCGTGGGCCCAAAACTTTGCGCAGTCAGTCTTACCGATCAGTCTGGTCGCGGAGGACTGGACAGTCCGGTAGTGCAAATCTTCGGAGGCTTCGGCGCAGGACTGGATAGTCTGGTCGGTCGGACCGGCCAGTCCGGTGGCGAGTCTTTTGGACAGTCTGGTGGCAACAGAAGGTTTTGAAGCTGTGCAGACCCACACGGACTGTCCGGCTAGCCGTCCGGATGCACCTCTTCTTCCGTCATTGCTTCCACGCTTCCCTCTTGGATGGCATAGTCGTACTCTTGTGCTTGCATTCCCTCAACATGCGCGAAGCTCAGCTTAAACCTATACATGCATTAGGAAGgagggtcaagtagtataccatcctcgaaggggcaAGTAAACACTACGTAAAGAAGAGAAATTCACCTTCATATGTATGATGTGGGAGATGCGTGTGTCTCCTGATGGTGGGGcacttgacatggtgatgtccgtgggatgctccgcatcaagaTGGGAATGAATGATATCTATCACCCTACTTGAGGGCGAGTGTTGTATGAGTGACCCATGTATTGCTGGCCTAGGAGGCCCAGGCCCATACCAGAGAGTGGCTTCTTAGAGTACTATTTATATAACCATGTAGCCTTTTGTATTTACCCCATTGTATAAGGGGTTTTCTGCATATCTTacacctgtacatgtatatatatattgGCCTACGACGtcatgggaatacaagttgcatattcCTAACATGGTATTAGATCTCAGGTTTTTTTAGCACGCACAACTCGTGCTTGATCCTTTCCTGGCGTCGTCGTGTTCTCCTTGTTGGATGTGTAACGCCCCGATCTGGTTGAGGGGCGACCAGAGTAGGCTACGGATTGGATCGGGAGGGAAAAGGTGCGAAGACTTGGAAAGGGGATGAGCGAAGGGGGAGTAGGTGAGGGGAATTCAGATTACTTTCAACCAACATGCCGATACATCCCTTCTCCAGGGTTTAAGTACACACGCTACGCCATTGGCCCTTGCCTCTTACACGCTTACAGGTGGAACCCACACACGCCTACACTTGGCCATGCCAACTGGCAGTCACACGGTGGTGTGTACTACCGCTGTGACAAGATGTCGCTGTTTCGTCGCCGCCTCGTTTCTCTACTCTGGCAACTGCTTGCCCACCCTCCCAATACTCCGGTCAACGCCATTGCCCCGAGCCACCTGCTTCGTCTTGAATCAAGCCGCCCGTGTCCTGATCTCTAGATCGAGACGCCGCGGGACTCCTCTGGATCGAGCCACAGACTTCCGCGAGACTCCTCTAGATTGAGTCATCCAGGTCCAGCTTTCTGGATCGCGTCGCCTGCCCTGGTTCCCTCCTCTGGATTGCCTCCTGATTCTGTCGAGCCGCCCAGGTCGTCACCTTGTTAGTTCATGGCCCCGCCGGTTCGTCATGTGGGCTCTCGATCGCGATTCTGACCCCAGCTGTCGTTCCTCGCCGATCTCTGCCGCTGGCCATCGATTCTTGTCACCACCGGCCGCTGATTCCTTATGCTGGCCGCCG belongs to Triticum urartu cultivar G1812 chromosome 7, Tu2.1, whole genome shotgun sequence and includes:
- the LOC125522016 gene encoding ribonuclease E/G-like protein, chloroplastic isoform X8; the encoded protein is METSVAGISSPSWGSWLMEADSVEDQIAERGKRESIVKAHSVIDMVDGASSVGEHIIMRLWNGTPLDSVSPSISVHDDFAAADKPNAIKVSVNQHEINQPVEEPWVLGPIVSAKNSVAQVKRKKDRRKFLNTEKDSGEITENMPEQDQPVEEPWLFQSWVTANRAGVISKRKVEAKGIMKRLKEFDKPSAASEKDMPASGEPPRVILINSSICSTQRIAVLEDGKLVELLLEPIKNNVHCDSIYLGIITKLVPHMGGAFVDIGILRPSLMSIKQNRDPFVYPQIVKDIKGGSANDSGYNHESLLTYDDDDDDVDDDMADNEFADEENDDDSSTFLAQNVKENEEGLDIVSHSNMKKIDGAEFENVSGWDDEIDDHVEDEYNDDHSPGDRSEICNDIKTLSSIQHALRESNDDTNGCRWSQVRKGTKIMVQVVKEGLGTKGPTLSPFPCLRSRFWILVSRGNKVGVSKKITGIERTRLKGITKLLRPPGFTLTARTVAAGHSWEELNKDLDRLLSTWKGITEHAQSAALAAEEGVEGAIPVMLYRSKGQALSIVQDDFNEKVKRLVVDSPRTYHEVTGYLQEVAPELCNRVDLYEKRTPIFDEYKIEKEIDNILCKRVVLQNGGSLIIEQTEALVSIDVNGGHSMFGQGTSQEKAILDVNLEAAKQIARELRLRDIGGIIVVDFIDMTDDSNKRLIYDEMKKAVEKDRSTVGVSELSKLGLMEITRKRVRPSVTFMISEPCPCCHGIGRVEALDTSFSKIEREICRRLAVSGHNPDPEKPKLWPRFLLRVDHEMCTYLTSGKRTKLGILSSSLKVWVLLKIARGFTRGAFELLPYSDQKDTDEQKELSPESPPPREAGRPRLSVFPIKKWMSRAKRAK
- the LOC125522016 gene encoding ribonuclease E/G-like protein, chloroplastic isoform X7; amino-acid sequence: MRLWNGTPLDSVSPSISVHDDFAAADKPNAIKVSVNQHEINQPVEEPWVLGPIVSAKNSVAQVKRKKDRRKFLNTEKDSGEITENMPEQDQPVEEPWLFQSWVTANRAGVISKRKVEAKGIMKRLKEFDKPSAASEKDMPASGEPPRVILINSSICSTQRIAVLEDGKLVELLLEPIKNNVHCDSIYLGIITKLVPHMGGAFVDIGILRPSLMSIKQNRDPFVYPQIVKDIKGGSANDSGYNHESLLTYDDDDDDVDDDMADNEFADEENDDDSSTFLAQNVKENEEGLDIVSHSNMKKIDGAEFENVSGWDDEIDDHVEDEYNDDHSPGDRSEICNDIKTLSSIQHALRESNDDTNGCRWSQVRKGTKIMVQVVKEGLGTKGPTLSPFPCLRSRFWILVSRGNKVGVSKKITGIERTRLKGITKLLRPPGFTLTARTVAAGHSWEELNKDLDRLLSTWKGITEHAQSAALAAEEGVEGAIPVMLYRSKGQALSIVQDDFNEKVKRLVVDSPRTYHEVTGYLQEVAPELCNRVDLYEKRTPIFDEYKIEKEIDNILCKRVVLQNGGSLIIEQTEALVSIDVNGGHSMFGQGTSQEKAILDVNLEAAKQIARELRLRDIGGIIVVDFIDMTDDSNKRLIYDEMKKAVEKDRSTVGVSELSKLGLMEITRKRVRPSVTFMISEPCPCCHGIGRVEALDTSFSKIEREICRRLAVSGHNPDPEKPKLWPRFLLRVDHEMCTYLTSGKRTKLGILSSSLKVWVLLKIARGFTRGAFELLPYSDQKDTDEQKELSPESPPPREAGRPRLSVFPIKKWMSRAKRAK